A part of Caretta caretta isolate rCarCar2 chromosome 1, rCarCar1.hap1, whole genome shotgun sequence genomic DNA contains:
- the LOC125630036 gene encoding uncharacterized protein LOC125630036 isoform X1: protein MEEKGVWLLAVVLVLECRILIEGGEIPSTEECAMDSMERKNCGYSGISVEDCKSKGCCFDSKYPGVPWCFYPHLKKGTDECAMDVKERKNCGYSGISVKDCKSKGCCFDAKYPGVPWCFYPLLKKGADECAMDSMERKNCGYSGISVKDCTSKGCCFDAKYPGVPWCFYPHLKKGAGECAMDVRERKNCGYSGISVKDCTSKGCCFDAKYPSVPWCFYPHLKKDY, encoded by the exons ATGGAAGAGAAGGGGGTTTGGTTACTGGCGGTGGTCCTGGTATTGGAATGCAGAATCCTGATTGAAGGAGGTGAAATACCAA GTACAGAGGAATGTGCTATGGACTCAATGGAAAGAAAGAACTGTGGTTATTCAGGCATTTCAGTAGAAGATTGCAAATCTAAAGGATGTTGTTTTGATTCAAAATACCCCGGTGTGCCCTGGTGTTTCTATCCTCACCTAAAAAAAG GTACAGATGAATGTGCTATGGAcgtaaaagaaagaaagaactgtgGTTATTCAGGCATTTCAGTAAAAGATTGCAAATCTAAGGGATGTTGTTTTGATGCAAAATACCCAGGTGTGCCATGGTGTTTCTATCCTCTCCTGAAAAAAG GTGCAGATGAATGTGCTATGGACTCAATGGAAAGAAAGAACTGTGGTTATTCAGGCATTTCAGTGAAAGATTGTACATCTAAAGGATGTTGTTTTGATGCAAAATACCCTGGTGTGCCCTGGTGTTTCTATCCTCACCTAAAAAAAG GTGCAGGTGAATGTGCTATGGAcgtgagagaaagaaagaactgTGGTTATTCAGGCATTTCAGTGAAAGATTGTACATCTAAAGGATGTTGTTTTGATGCAAAATACCCAAGTGTGCCCTGGTGTTTCTATCCTCACCTAAAAAAAG ATTATTAA
- the LOC125630036 gene encoding uncharacterized protein LOC125630036 isoform X2 has translation MDSMERKNCGYSGISVEDCKSKGCCFDSKYPGVPWCFYPHLKKGTDECAMDVKERKNCGYSGISVKDCKSKGCCFDAKYPGVPWCFYPLLKKGADECAMDSMERKNCGYSGISVKDCTSKGCCFDAKYPGVPWCFYPHLKKGAGECAMDVRERKNCGYSGISVKDCTSKGCCFDAKYPSVPWCFYPHLKKDY, from the exons ATGGACTCAATGGAAAGAAAGAACTGTGGTTATTCAGGCATTTCAGTAGAAGATTGCAAATCTAAAGGATGTTGTTTTGATTCAAAATACCCCGGTGTGCCCTGGTGTTTCTATCCTCACCTAAAAAAAG GTACAGATGAATGTGCTATGGAcgtaaaagaaagaaagaactgtgGTTATTCAGGCATTTCAGTAAAAGATTGCAAATCTAAGGGATGTTGTTTTGATGCAAAATACCCAGGTGTGCCATGGTGTTTCTATCCTCTCCTGAAAAAAG GTGCAGATGAATGTGCTATGGACTCAATGGAAAGAAAGAACTGTGGTTATTCAGGCATTTCAGTGAAAGATTGTACATCTAAAGGATGTTGTTTTGATGCAAAATACCCTGGTGTGCCCTGGTGTTTCTATCCTCACCTAAAAAAAG GTGCAGGTGAATGTGCTATGGAcgtgagagaaagaaagaactgTGGTTATTCAGGCATTTCAGTGAAAGATTGTACATCTAAAGGATGTTGTTTTGATGCAAAATACCCAAGTGTGCCCTGGTGTTTCTATCCTCACCTAAAAAAAG ATTATTAA